GGTCGCGAGCGGTGAGCTGGAGGCCATATCCTCCGCCGACGAGCCCGTCCCCATCGGTCAGCCAGGCGAAGTCCCCGTTGCCCGCTCCGCTGAGGAGCAAGCCTCGCGTCGCTGGTTCGGTGTCGATGCCCAACGGCTCGAAGAGCCGCTCGCGGGCGTACGCCAGCGGAGACATCCCGGTGCGCTCGCGCAGCACCGCCGCGAGCAGATGCGGTCCGCCGTCGTTGTAGTTCACCTCCTGGCCCGGCGATCGCTCGGGCGTCAGTTCCAGCAGGGCCGCGACGTAGCCCGGGCGTCCGGGGTCGATCCGGTCGACCTGCTCGGGGGTGTGACCGCTCGTCATGGTCAGCAGCTGCCGCACGGTGACCCGTCGGGTCGGCGGACTCATCAACGACCGCTGTCGGGGAAGCAGCTCGCCCAGGGTCTGGTCCAGGCTGAGTAGGCCGTCACCGGCGGCGATGCCGATCAGCGTGGCGATCACGCTCTTGGTCACCGAGAAGACGTCGGCCCGCTCCTCGGGCTCGCTGAAGTAGTACCGCTCGGCGACCAGCTCACCGCGGTGACTGACCAGCACGGCACGGGTGTTCAGCCACGGACCAGTACTGGTCCCCACGAACTGGTCGAGGGCCGAGCCGAGATCGGACGACGAGTGCGTCGGCGAGCCGGTCGGGGGCGGGCCGGGCTTCCTGGTCCCGCACGCCGGCAGCACCGTCAACAGGATGACCAGGAGCACCGCCGACAGGCGACGTGCCATCACGCCCCTCCACCCCCCTCGCGCGACCGACGAGAAAATCGTCCTCCCCTGGACGGCTTGCTGCCAAGGCGCTGGAGAGGGAGCGGCGCTCCAGCCGGCCGAGGTCCGTCGCGCGGGGTCCGGGCGACCCTCGGCGCAGGATCCGCGGCTCCTGGTCGAGCGGGATGTTGCGATGGCCGTGGAGGTGACAACCTGAGTCGGTGGACGACCGGGAACGACTGCGGACGACGTTCGACCAGGCTGCGGACCTGTACCAGGACGCCCGTCCCGACTACCCGCCGCGACTGTTCGACCGGCTGGTCGACGTCGCCGGCCTGCACCGGGGCGATCCCGTGCTCGAGGTGGGGGCGGGGCCGGGCAAAGCCACCCTGCCGCTGGCACGGCGTGGACTGCGCATCACCGCCCTGGAACCCGGTCCTGCGCTAGCCGCTCAGGCCCGCCGCAACCTGACCGGCTACCCGGTGGAGGTCGTCGAGTCCCGATTCGAGGACTGGACCGGCCCGCCGGCGGCGTTCGCCGCGGTGGTCGCGGCCACGGCCTGGCACTGGGTCGACCCCGACCGCCGGTACCAGCGGGCAGCTGACGCGCTGCGGCCGGGAGGTCACCTCGCCGTGTGGGCCGCGCAGCACGTCTTCCCGGTCGACGGGGACCCCTTCTTCGCTGACCTGCAGGAGGTGTACGACGGCATCGGCGGAGCTCCCCCTGACGGGGCGCCGCAGCCGGCGCCTGGTGAG
The window above is part of the Friedmanniella luteola genome. Proteins encoded here:
- a CDS encoding class I SAM-dependent methyltransferase: MDDRERLRTTFDQAADLYQDARPDYPPRLFDRLVDVAGLHRGDPVLEVGAGPGKATLPLARRGLRITALEPGPALAAQARRNLTGYPVEVVESRFEDWTGPPAAFAAVVAATAWHWVDPDRRYQRAADALRPGGHLAVWAAQHVFPVDGDPFFADLQEVYDGIGGAPPDGAPQPAPGELEEQTAEIEESGRFDVVAVEHLDWTVDYTAEAYLDLLRTFSGHLAMAPRDREHLFSEIRRRVVGRPSGTVRRGWGTVLHIARRRS
- a CDS encoding serine hydrolase domain-containing protein, with protein sequence MARRLSAVLLVILLTVLPACGTRKPGPPPTGSPTHSSSDLGSALDQFVGTSTGPWLNTRAVLVSHRGELVAERYYFSEPEERADVFSVTKSVIATLIGIAAGDGLLSLDQTLGELLPRQRSLMSPPTRRVTVRQLLTMTSGHTPEQVDRIDPGRPGYVAALLELTPERSPGQEVNYNDGGPHLLAAVLRERTGMSPLAYARERLFEPLGIDTEPATRGLLLSGAGNGDFAWLTDGDGLVGGGYGLQLTARDLVAVGELYREGGVRGGRRLLEDDFVTLATSRQADLPVEDYGYGYLWWVTPVAGLDAYSAVGRFGQLVLVVPARELVVAISTRPSDPPLEPADQLAMVEELVLPRLP